One window from the genome of Mucilaginibacter ginsenosidivorans encodes:
- a CDS encoding SusD/RagB family nutrient-binding outer membrane lipoprotein, with translation MKKIFKMYLLPALILLTVSSCKKSYEDLTKNPNVPQSVPASLLFNGIANSMVDFPDNSNEIYCQYFIYNYNYYGNNTYNFGSGDNYYNTLKNVVLMEQQAVAAGQPDVNPYSALGKFFRAYFFSKMSLEEGDIPMTEALKGLGNLTPKYDAQKAVMIQCLAWLESANTDLTTLIAAGGNSVGGDIFFNGDLAKWQKTVNAFHLRLLLELSKQAADGDLNVPGAFSAIVTNPSKYPLMASAADNLQYTFVSPTNYYPMNPNNFGQNGSRQNSSQTYIKLLTTLKDPRVYVTAEPARHYVDDLHQSATDFDSFVGADPGLDLGIMYANAGLGLYSFINRKYYYSTFTGEPSIQIGYAEQEFNIAEGINRGWVAGNAETHYVNGIQASMASYSIPTTGSFTAYFYRPGSTDVTNTGNYDTFTINTDWTTYYNQASVKYAGGATGLTQILQQRYLALFRHAGLESYFTYRRTGVPAFTTGPGTGNGQRIAIRFQYPSSERTANATNYNTALQSQYSGNDDINGTMWILK, from the coding sequence ATGAAAAAAATATTCAAAATGTACTTACTGCCGGCGCTGATTTTGCTGACGGTAAGCAGTTGTAAAAAGAGTTACGAGGACCTGACCAAAAACCCGAATGTGCCGCAAAGTGTGCCCGCCTCATTGCTTTTCAATGGCATTGCAAACAGTATGGTGGATTTCCCTGATAACTCAAACGAGATATACTGCCAGTATTTTATTTATAACTACAATTACTATGGCAACAATACCTACAACTTTGGTTCGGGCGATAATTATTACAATACGCTAAAAAATGTGGTCCTGATGGAGCAGCAGGCTGTAGCTGCAGGTCAGCCGGATGTAAACCCTTACAGCGCCCTTGGAAAATTTTTCCGCGCTTACTTCTTCAGCAAAATGAGCCTGGAGGAAGGCGATATACCTATGACCGAAGCATTAAAGGGCCTTGGAAATCTTACGCCAAAATACGATGCACAAAAGGCAGTAATGATCCAATGCCTGGCGTGGCTCGAAAGCGCCAATACCGATCTGACCACGCTGATAGCGGCCGGTGGCAACTCGGTAGGCGGCGACATTTTCTTTAACGGCGACCTGGCCAAATGGCAAAAAACGGTAAATGCTTTTCATTTAAGGCTATTACTTGAACTAAGTAAGCAGGCGGCAGACGGCGACCTTAACGTTCCGGGTGCATTTTCTGCCATCGTAACCAATCCTTCCAAATATCCGCTGATGGCAAGCGCAGCTGATAACCTGCAATACACTTTTGTTTCGCCGACAAATTATTACCCGATGAACCCCAATAACTTTGGACAGAACGGTTCAAGACAGAATTCGTCGCAAACCTATATTAAGCTTCTAACTACCTTAAAAGACCCACGGGTTTATGTAACGGCTGAACCTGCCCGTCATTATGTGGACGACCTGCACCAAAGCGCAACAGATTTTGATTCCTTTGTCGGTGCCGATCCGGGTTTGGATTTGGGTATTATGTATGCCAACGCAGGCCTTGGTTTATACTCTTTCATCAACAGAAAGTACTATTACTCAACCTTCACCGGCGAGCCAAGCATCCAGATCGGTTATGCGGAACAGGAGTTTAATATCGCCGAAGGCATCAACCGCGGTTGGGTAGCAGGCAATGCCGAAACCCACTACGTTAATGGCATACAGGCATCTATGGCCTCGTACAGCATACCAACAACGGGTTCGTTCACTGCCTATTTTTATCGCCCGGGATCAACCGACGTTACCAACACAGGTAATTACGACACTTTCACCATTAATACGGACTGGACCACTTATTATAACCAGGCTTCGGTTAAATATGCAGGCGGTGCAACGGGTTTAACCCAGATATTGCAGCAAAGGTACCTGGCGCTTTTCCGTCATGCGGGATTGGAATCTTACTTTACTTACCGTCGTACTGGCGTCCCGGCGTTCACAACCGGCCCGGGTACCGGCAACGGCCAGCGTATAGCCATACGTTTCCAGTATCCGTCGAGCGAACGCACTGCCAATGCCACAAATTACAACACAGCTTTACAAAGCCAGTACTCCGGTAATGATGATATCAACGGAACTATGTGGATACTTAAATAA
- a CDS encoding lipocalin family protein, with product MKKEKWIIAAAAGVGIAGLAYALWPKSKIPNGAIVQPFDKHKYMGLWNEIARLPNRIEKNLKNLTEEYSLNDDGTIKVVTRAYNFDKNKPVEADGRAKFIGPDTRGKLKVSYYLPIYLDYNVLDVDATYQYAMVSGNSLDYLWIISRENSMPEDVKGRFLAKATALGFDVSKLEWM from the coding sequence ATGAAGAAGGAAAAATGGATCATCGCGGCAGCAGCTGGTGTAGGAATAGCCGGGCTGGCCTATGCACTGTGGCCAAAAAGCAAGATACCCAATGGCGCCATTGTGCAGCCATTTGACAAACATAAGTATATGGGGCTTTGGAACGAAATTGCCCGGCTTCCCAACCGTATCGAAAAGAACCTGAAAAACCTGACCGAGGAGTATTCGCTGAATGACGATGGTACCATCAAGGTAGTTACCCGCGCTTACAATTTCGACAAAAACAAGCCCGTGGAAGCGGATGGCCGGGCGAAGTTTATCGGTCCGGACACCCGGGGCAAGCTAAAAGTGTCCTACTACCTGCCTATTTACCTGGATTATAATGTACTGGATGTTGATGCCACGTACCAATACGCCATGGTTTCGGGCAATAGTTTGGATTACCTGTGGATCATTTCACGGGAAAACAGCATGCCGGAGGATGTTAAGGGCCGCTTCCTCGCCAAAGCAACAGCGCTTGGTTTTGATGTATCGAAGCTGGAATGGATGTAG
- a CDS encoding GNAT family N-acetyltransferase: MKISIAAEADHEELVAIWEASIRATHSFLPEEEILYFKPFVRQYFDAVDLYLISLDDRISGFLGVSGQEVQMLFLHPDARGKGAGRLLMEFAINNCGATKVEVNEQNEQAVGFYKHLGFKIFDRSDLDYLGKPYPILSMELI, encoded by the coding sequence ATGAAAATATCAATTGCCGCCGAAGCAGATCATGAAGAATTGGTCGCTATATGGGAGGCTTCCATAAGAGCTACCCATAGCTTTTTGCCCGAAGAAGAAATATTGTATTTCAAGCCGTTTGTACGGCAGTATTTCGACGCGGTGGATTTGTACCTGATCAGTCTGGATGACAGAATATCAGGCTTTTTGGGTGTAAGCGGCCAGGAAGTGCAAATGCTGTTCTTACACCCCGATGCCCGCGGGAAAGGTGCCGGTAGGTTATTGATGGAGTTTGCAATAAATAACTGCGGGGCAACGAAGGTAGAAGTTAACGAGCAAAACGAACAGGCGGTTGGTTTCTATAAGCATCTCGGTTTTAAAATTTTCGACAGATCAGACCTTGATTACCTTGGGAAGCCCTACCCAATATTGTCGATGGAACTGATTTAA
- a CDS encoding DoxX family protein — MEKKYTRVAPLFLRLIIGAGAMQHGWAKLSRGPAGFEKLLIYLNIPFHHLASLTVPYIELLCGLAILLGVFTRWVSIPLICTMLVAMFTIHIHYGFSSIKTIGLTADGPLFGPPGYEVNLLYIAGLISLMLTGAGVMSVDAYRNKKTTSDWSL; from the coding sequence ATGGAAAAGAAATACACCCGCGTGGCACCGTTATTTTTAAGATTGATAATTGGGGCAGGAGCTATGCAGCACGGTTGGGCAAAACTTTCGCGGGGACCGGCCGGTTTTGAAAAACTACTGATCTATTTGAACATCCCATTTCACCATCTCGCCTCGCTGACGGTACCTTATATCGAGCTTTTATGTGGCCTGGCTATATTGCTGGGGGTATTTACCAGGTGGGTATCGATACCGCTTATTTGCACCATGCTGGTGGCTATGTTCACTATACATATACATTATGGATTTAGCTCGATCAAAACAATAGGTTTGACGGCCGATGGCCCCTTGTTCGGCCCCCCGGGTTACGAGGTAAACTTATTATACATTGCCGGTTTGATATCGCTGATGCTTACCGGCGCAGGTGTGATGTCCGTCGACGCCTACCGCAACAAAAAAACTACCTCCGACTGGTCGTTATGA